A stretch of the Mesorhizobium huakuii genome encodes the following:
- a CDS encoding GFA family protein: MLTGTCHCGAAHWTLEGDPGPITACNCTLCRRYGVLWAYDYIDERIRVSGPMTSYTRAGKDTPSLEILFCPTCACVLAWRGLGAGASDRTRIAVNVRLAPPEAVADLPIDHFDGLDTYDDLPRDGRCVRDMWF, encoded by the coding sequence ATGCTGACGGGAACCTGCCACTGCGGCGCGGCCCACTGGACCCTTGAAGGCGATCCCGGGCCGATCACAGCCTGCAACTGCACACTTTGCCGTCGCTATGGCGTGCTCTGGGCCTATGATTATATCGACGAACGCATACGCGTTTCCGGACCGATGACCAGCTATACGCGCGCCGGAAAGGATACGCCGTCGCTCGAAATCCTGTTCTGCCCGACCTGCGCCTGCGTGCTGGCCTGGCGCGGCTTGGGCGCCGGCGCGTCTGATCGAACACGCATCGCCGTCAATGTGCGGCTGGCGCCGCCCGAGGCCGTCGCCGATCTGCCAATCGACCATTTCGATGGCCTCGACACCTACGACGACTTGCCGCGTGATGGCCGCTGCGTGCGCGATATGTGGTTCTAG